From a single Georhizobium profundi genomic region:
- a CDS encoding phytanoyl-CoA dioxygenase family protein, which translates to MSQASHSGLSRAQIAQFIEDGYIKLDGAFDGTLASKGRDQLWSAMGLDPDAPEAWTQPVVRLGFMTGVPFVDAANTPLLHAAYDALVGEGRWLKPEGLGTFPVRFPSPNDPGDAGWHVDASFGTDNPDFMQWRVNVKSSGRALLMLFLFSDVGESDAPTKIRKGSHRAIARQLLPAGAGGLTLGELAADGFASTSDCEEVLATGEAGTVYLCHPFLVHSAQPHRGSKPRFMAQPPLLPKAEFDSSQPPSAVQIAIRRAIGMERQV; encoded by the coding sequence ATGTCGCAAGCGTCTCATTCCGGTCTGAGCCGGGCTCAGATCGCGCAATTCATTGAAGACGGTTACATCAAGCTCGACGGTGCCTTCGATGGCACCCTTGCCTCGAAGGGGCGGGACCAGCTCTGGAGCGCGATGGGGCTTGACCCTGACGCGCCCGAGGCATGGACACAGCCTGTCGTCCGCTTAGGCTTCATGACCGGCGTGCCTTTCGTCGATGCTGCCAACACGCCGCTCCTGCATGCCGCCTACGATGCGCTCGTGGGCGAGGGCCGCTGGCTGAAGCCCGAGGGTCTTGGCACTTTTCCCGTACGCTTCCCGTCGCCGAACGATCCGGGAGACGCGGGTTGGCATGTCGATGCGAGTTTCGGCACCGACAACCCGGATTTCATGCAGTGGCGGGTCAATGTGAAAAGCAGCGGCCGGGCCCTGCTCATGCTGTTTCTCTTCTCCGATGTCGGGGAATCGGATGCGCCCACCAAGATCAGGAAAGGCTCGCACCGCGCGATCGCCAGGCAGTTGCTCCCGGCCGGAGCGGGTGGTCTCACCCTTGGCGAACTTGCCGCCGATGGATTTGCGTCGACATCCGACTGCGAAGAAGTGCTGGCGACCGGCGAGGCCGGAACGGTCTATCTCTGCCACCCATTCCTCGTCCACTCCGCCCAGCCGCATCGAGGGTCAAAGCCCCGCTTTATGGCCCAGCCTCCGCTCCTGCCGAAGGCCGAGTTCGACTCGTCGCAGCCACCGTCTGCGGTGCAGATAGCCATCCGCAGGGCAATAGGGATGGAGCGCCAGGTTTGA
- a CDS encoding gamma-glutamyltransferase family protein, with protein sequence MSMFTTRPEILGTFGVVASTHWIASAVGMRMLEIGGNAFDAAVATGMALQVLEPHLNGPGGDLPAVIYSARKDKVEVICAQGPAPAGATIEHYTREGMDIIPGDGLLATVIPGAFDGWMTMLRDYGRLSLREVMEPAIHYAEHGHPVLPRVAATIAGMTDFFREKWPTSYETWLPGGHAPAANDIVRNPVLAETWKKIVAEGEAKSGREEQIEAARDAFYKGFVAERMSDWLKTAEVKDASGARHRGVLTADDLANYRATIEAPVTYDYHGWTVAKTGPWGQGPVLLQSLAILKDIDLAGMATGGADFVHHVVEAMKLAYADREVYYGDPDFASVPLDHLLSDGYNEERRKLIGATASRDLRPGRVPGFDAQHDATMALLEAMSPTGQGVYEPTMAHLSEKRGDTVHIDVIDREGNMVSVTPSGGWLQSSPTIPGLGFCLNSRAQMFWLKDGLPTSLAPGKRPRTTLTPSLALHEGRPAMAFGTPGGDQQDQWQLAFFLRHVHHGLNLQEAIDLPLFHTTHFPSSFYPRSRQPGHIMVEETIGAETLNDLKARGHEITAAEPWSIGRLSAAKRDKSGLLRAAATPRLMQAYAIGR encoded by the coding sequence ATGTCCATGTTCACCACTCGCCCGGAAATCCTGGGCACGTTCGGCGTCGTTGCCTCGACGCACTGGATCGCGTCGGCGGTCGGCATGCGCATGCTGGAAATCGGGGGCAATGCCTTCGACGCAGCCGTTGCGACGGGCATGGCTCTGCAAGTGCTCGAGCCGCATCTGAACGGACCGGGTGGCGACCTGCCGGCGGTGATCTATTCGGCGCGGAAGGACAAGGTCGAGGTCATCTGCGCGCAGGGTCCGGCACCGGCCGGGGCGACGATCGAACACTATACGCGCGAGGGGATGGATATCATTCCGGGCGACGGGTTGCTCGCAACCGTCATCCCCGGCGCTTTCGATGGATGGATGACGATGCTGCGCGATTATGGTCGGCTCAGCCTGCGCGAGGTGATGGAGCCGGCGATCCACTACGCCGAGCATGGCCATCCCGTTCTGCCGCGCGTGGCCGCGACGATTGCGGGGATGACGGATTTTTTCCGCGAGAAATGGCCGACCTCGTACGAGACCTGGCTGCCTGGCGGGCACGCCCCTGCCGCGAACGACATCGTGCGCAATCCCGTGCTTGCCGAGACGTGGAAGAAGATCGTCGCGGAGGGCGAGGCGAAATCGGGCCGCGAAGAGCAGATCGAAGCCGCGCGCGACGCTTTCTACAAGGGGTTCGTCGCCGAGCGCATGTCCGATTGGCTCAAGACCGCCGAAGTGAAGGACGCGAGCGGTGCGCGCCACAGGGGCGTGCTGACGGCGGACGATCTTGCCAATTATCGTGCAACGATCGAGGCGCCCGTTACCTACGACTATCATGGCTGGACCGTTGCCAAGACGGGACCCTGGGGCCAGGGGCCGGTGCTCCTTCAGTCGCTGGCGATCCTCAAGGACATCGATCTTGCGGGAATGGCCACGGGCGGTGCGGATTTCGTGCATCATGTGGTCGAGGCGATGAAGCTCGCCTATGCCGACCGTGAAGTCTATTACGGCGACCCGGACTTCGCGTCCGTGCCGCTCGATCATCTGTTGTCCGACGGCTACAACGAAGAGCGCCGGAAGCTGATCGGCGCGACAGCCAGCCGTGACCTGCGCCCCGGTCGTGTTCCCGGTTTCGACGCGCAGCACGATGCGACCATGGCGCTTCTTGAAGCGATGAGCCCGACGGGACAGGGTGTCTACGAGCCGACGATGGCGCATCTCTCCGAAAAGCGTGGCGACACGGTGCATATCGATGTCATCGACCGGGAAGGCAATATGGTGTCGGTCACACCATCGGGTGGCTGGCTGCAATCCTCGCCAACCATTCCCGGCCTCGGGTTTTGCCTGAATTCGCGGGCGCAGATGTTCTGGCTGAAGGACGGCCTGCCCACCTCGCTTGCGCCCGGCAAACGCCCGCGCACGACGCTGACGCCTTCGCTGGCGCTGCATGAAGGCCGGCCCGCAATGGCCTTCGGGACGCCTGGAGGCGACCAGCAGGACCAGTGGCAACTCGCCTTCTTCCTGCGCCACGTGCATCACGGGCTCAATCTGCAAGAGGCGATCGACCTGCCGCTCTTCCACACCACGCATTTCCCGAGCTCGTTCTATCCTCGCTCGCGGCAGCCGGGACACATCATGGTGGAGGAGACGATCGGCGCAGAGACGCTCAACGATCTCAAGGCACGCGGCCACGAGATCACCGCCGCCGAACCGTGGAGCATCGGTCGCCTTTCGGCTGCGAAGCGCGACAAGAGCGGCCTGTTGCGCGCGGCGGCGACGCCACGGCTCATGCAGGCCTATGCGATCGGGCGATAG
- a CDS encoding phytoene desaturase family protein, producing MVADHIIIGSGINALTAAAMLSGKGHKVLVLERADHVGGCMLSTEATLPGFTHDVMAATFVLFLTGPAHAALGQDLARHGLEFCHTPHPTGVIRPDGSGAILTTDRAGNIAAFDRLSPGDGAAYKADVTGIEANAPLLFGLLGGELWSRQTATLIAREAWKRGPRALLAYLGEALMPARRWLGSSYQAPELQALLAPWTLHCGLSPDDAYSGQMGKIVAFALEAAGAPIVKGGAGRAAEAFRGLIQERGGTVRTGADVTRILVENGRAVGVCLSNGEELRASRSVIASVAPGKLYGPLLGNDAPPPARDAVKTFTHGRGNFQLHYALDAAPRWTTEGFDKVALIHFTDGIDAVSKSHNEALRGMLPGTPTICVGQPAALDPSRAPDGKAILWIQIPDAPRSIKGDAAGEIATDGTWSDATREAFADRIEAILRRHISNFDEIVLKRRAYSPADLEALNVNLVGGDPYGGAATIDQFFVWRPLPGSVNHATGIKDLHHVGASTHPGPGLSGGSGFLVANRIAK from the coding sequence ATGGTGGCCGATCACATCATCATCGGCAGCGGCATCAATGCGCTTACGGCCGCCGCCATGCTCTCGGGCAAGGGCCACAAGGTCCTCGTGCTGGAGCGGGCGGACCATGTCGGCGGCTGCATGCTGTCAACCGAAGCCACGCTGCCGGGCTTTACCCATGATGTGATGGCGGCCACCTTCGTCCTCTTCCTGACCGGTCCGGCCCATGCCGCGCTTGGTCAGGATCTCGCCCGACACGGGCTTGAATTCTGCCACACGCCGCACCCGACTGGCGTCATCCGTCCGGATGGTTCAGGCGCAATCCTGACGACAGACCGCGCAGGCAATATCGCCGCCTTCGACCGCTTGTCTCCCGGCGACGGGGCTGCCTACAAGGCCGACGTTACCGGCATCGAAGCCAACGCGCCCTTGCTCTTCGGCCTGCTCGGCGGCGAACTGTGGAGCCGGCAGACCGCGACACTGATTGCGCGCGAAGCGTGGAAGCGCGGTCCGCGTGCCCTTCTCGCCTATCTCGGCGAAGCGCTGATGCCGGCGCGCCGCTGGCTCGGCTCCAGCTACCAGGCGCCCGAGTTGCAGGCGCTTCTTGCGCCCTGGACGCTCCACTGCGGGCTTTCCCCCGACGACGCCTATTCCGGCCAGATGGGCAAGATCGTCGCCTTCGCGCTCGAAGCGGCAGGCGCGCCGATCGTCAAGGGCGGCGCTGGCAGGGCAGCTGAAGCCTTCCGCGGTCTGATCCAGGAACGCGGCGGCACGGTGCGCACCGGCGCCGACGTGACCCGCATCCTCGTCGAGAACGGGCGAGCGGTCGGCGTATGTCTTTCGAACGGTGAAGAACTGCGCGCCTCGCGCTCGGTCATCGCTTCCGTTGCGCCGGGCAAGCTTTACGGCCCGCTGCTCGGCAATGATGCGCCGCCGCCCGCCCGCGACGCGGTGAAGACCTTCACCCACGGGCGCGGCAACTTTCAGCTTCACTATGCCCTCGATGCAGCACCGCGCTGGACCACCGAGGGCTTCGACAAGGTGGCACTCATCCATTTTACCGACGGCATCGATGCCGTTTCCAAGTCGCACAACGAAGCGCTGCGCGGCATGCTGCCGGGAACGCCGACGATCTGCGTCGGTCAACCCGCAGCGCTCGATCCGTCCCGCGCGCCCGATGGCAAGGCGATCCTCTGGATCCAGATCCCCGATGCACCACGCTCCATCAAGGGCGATGCAGCCGGTGAAATTGCGACCGACGGTACCTGGTCGGATGCGACGCGCGAGGCCTTCGCCGACCGCATCGAAGCGATTCTCAGGCGTCACATATCGAATTTCGACGAGATCGTGCTGAAGCGCCGCGCCTATTCCCCGGCCGATCTCGAAGCGCTCAACGTCAACCTCGTCGGCGGCGATCCTTATGGCGGTGCGGCGACGATCGATCAGTTCTTCGTCTGGCGTCCGCTTCCCGGGTCCGTCAACCACGCGACCGGCATCAAGGATCTGCACCACGTCGGCGCGTCCACGCACCCGGGGCCGGGCCTGTCGGGCGGGTCGGGCTTTCTTGTCGCCAATCGCATCGCGAAGTAG
- a CDS encoding cyclase family protein translates to MSAADTLGELAGLLLSGKVEVVDLSAPLGPDTPLLKLPPELAKDTPKIEIHKISEYDQNGPFWAWNWLKIGEHSGTHFDAPHHWITGKDFADGYTDTIKPQNFVAPVNVIDCSAETEADPDFLLTAEGVKAWEAKHGEIKPGEWVVMRTDWDKRNGSEDTFLNMDENGPHSPGPTPDCIAYILEKGAIGWGTQCIGTDAGGAGGMEPPFPAHNFLHKANKYGLASLCNLDKLPPKGAVLIAAPLKIAEGTGSPIRALALVAKH, encoded by the coding sequence ATGTCTGCTGCCGATACATTGGGCGAACTGGCCGGGCTTCTCCTGAGTGGCAAGGTGGAGGTGGTCGACCTCTCCGCACCGCTCGGACCCGATACCCCGCTCTTGAAGCTGCCGCCGGAACTGGCGAAGGACACGCCGAAGATCGAAATTCACAAGATCTCGGAATACGACCAGAACGGTCCCTTCTGGGCCTGGAACTGGCTGAAGATCGGCGAGCATTCCGGCACCCATTTCGATGCGCCGCACCACTGGATTACCGGCAAGGACTTTGCCGACGGCTACACCGACACGATCAAGCCGCAGAATTTCGTGGCCCCGGTCAACGTCATCGACTGCTCGGCCGAGACCGAAGCCGATCCGGACTTCCTGCTCACCGCCGAAGGCGTGAAGGCCTGGGAAGCCAAACACGGCGAGATCAAGCCCGGCGAATGGGTCGTGATGCGCACCGACTGGGACAAGCGCAACGGTTCGGAAGATACCTTCCTGAACATGGACGAGAATGGCCCGCACTCTCCCGGACCGACACCCGATTGCATCGCCTATATTCTTGAAAAGGGCGCTATCGGCTGGGGCACCCAGTGCATCGGCACCGATGCGGGCGGTGCCGGCGGCATGGAGCCACCATTCCCGGCGCACAACTTCCTGCACAAGGCCAACAAGTACGGTCTCGCCAGCCTCTGCAATCTCGACAAGCTTCCGCCAAAGGGCGCCGTCCTGATCGCCGCGCCGCTGAAGATTGCGGAAGGCACGGGAAGCCCGATCCGCGCGCTCGCGCTCGTCGCGAAGCACTGA
- a CDS encoding phytoene desaturase family protein, translating into MTDADALIIGAGHNGLACAAHLAAKGWKVAVFETADRPGGAVKTQELTAPGFKHDIAAMNLSLFAGSAFHRAYGSELAEHGLAFAPVSRPFASIFHDGSWLGVSTDMDETLGWIQARSLKDAETWKTLVAGFPKRADSLFSLLGSPMKKRAIARNFLAAFRREGVGGGCELLRFLLMSPRAWLDETFESAEMRTMLAAWGMHLDFAPDVAGGALFPYLEGMANQSFGMVIGKGGAETMITALTRMIEKRGSQVHCNARVERIETSGGKATGVVLADGRRFAARRAVIGSVAPKALAHLLPEGSGDRSFDAKMAAFRHAPGTMMLHLALDGLPDWSDAELQRFAYVHVAPDMDMMARAYADATAGLLPREPVLVVGQPTTVDPSRAPDGKHVLWVQVRMVPAIIEGDAAGEIEARDWDSVREIYAERVLDILERYAPGLRGKIIGKTAVSPLDLERGNANLVGGDQICGSHHLAQNFLFRPAPGFADWHTPVGNLHLVGAATWPGAGVGAGSGYMLACQLAGQ; encoded by the coding sequence ATGACTGATGCTGATGCCCTTATCATTGGGGCTGGACACAACGGACTGGCCTGCGCGGCGCACCTCGCCGCAAAGGGTTGGAAGGTCGCCGTTTTCGAAACGGCAGATCGGCCGGGCGGAGCTGTCAAAACGCAAGAGCTGACCGCACCCGGCTTCAAGCACGATATCGCGGCGATGAATCTCAGCCTGTTTGCGGGTTCGGCCTTCCACAGGGCCTATGGCAGCGAGCTTGCCGAGCACGGACTGGCGTTCGCCCCGGTGTCGCGGCCTTTCGCATCCATCTTCCATGATGGCAGCTGGCTCGGCGTTTCGACCGATATGGACGAGACGCTCGGCTGGATCCAGGCGCGATCGCTCAAAGATGCGGAGACATGGAAGACCCTCGTCGCGGGCTTTCCCAAGCGCGCCGATAGCCTGTTCTCGCTGCTTGGCAGCCCGATGAAGAAGCGTGCAATTGCACGTAATTTTCTTGCAGCGTTTCGCCGCGAAGGTGTCGGCGGCGGGTGCGAGCTGCTTCGGTTTCTCCTGATGTCGCCCCGCGCCTGGCTCGACGAGACGTTCGAGAGCGCGGAGATGCGCACGATGCTCGCCGCCTGGGGCATGCATCTCGACTTCGCGCCCGATGTCGCAGGCGGCGCGCTCTTTCCCTATCTCGAGGGCATGGCCAACCAGAGCTTCGGCATGGTGATCGGCAAGGGCGGCGCCGAAACGATGATCACGGCGCTCACCCGGATGATCGAGAAGCGGGGCAGCCAGGTGCACTGCAATGCGCGCGTGGAACGCATCGAGACGAGTGGTGGCAAAGCCACCGGCGTGGTGCTCGCAGACGGTCGGCGGTTTGCCGCCAGACGTGCCGTGATCGGGTCGGTGGCGCCCAAGGCGCTCGCACATCTGCTGCCGGAAGGCAGTGGCGACAGGAGCTTCGATGCGAAGATGGCGGCGTTTCGCCATGCGCCCGGCACGATGATGCTGCATCTGGCACTCGACGGGCTGCCGGACTGGTCGGACGCCGAACTCCAGCGCTTTGCCTATGTGCATGTGGCGCCAGACATGGACATGATGGCGCGCGCCTATGCGGATGCGACCGCTGGGCTTCTGCCGCGTGAGCCGGTGCTCGTCGTCGGCCAGCCGACGACGGTCGACCCCTCCCGCGCACCCGATGGAAAGCATGTGCTCTGGGTGCAGGTGCGCATGGTGCCCGCCATCATCGAGGGCGACGCGGCCGGCGAGATCGAAGCGCGCGACTGGGACAGCGTGCGCGAGATCTATGCCGAACGCGTGCTCGACATTCTCGAACGCTATGCGCCGGGACTGCGCGGCAAGATCATTGGCAAAACGGCCGTGTCGCCGCTCGATCTCGAACGCGGCAACGCCAATCTCGTCGGCGGCGACCAGATTTGCGGCAGCCACCATCTTGCACAGAATTTCCTATTCCGCCCGGCCCCGGGCTTTGCCGACTGGCACACGCCCGTCGGCAATCTGCATCTCGTCGGCGCGGCCACCTGGCCGGGTGCGGGCGTCGGTGCCGGGTCGGGCTACATGCTCGCCTGCCAGCTGGCAGGCCAATGA
- a CDS encoding ABC transporter substrate-binding protein, producing the protein MITHPNRRTLLKLAGASAALAGFNLPLSAFAQEANELVIAYNVNLPSWDPTVGPSAVNPTIQGFYQSVFDMFIHQDPDLSFKPGLITEWGWNDDNSKIFMVVREGVKWHDGSDFSAEDVVWSLERAGKAETGNPIQFTWSKIGNFTIDGNRIEADVLEFDPTIFKWMSFLTGYVLPKAYFEEVGADGFEAKPIGTGPYMVESYERNAFVRLKANPDYWNGAPAFEAVTIKFVTDAASRVAEIESGNSDVTLEIPYEEYDRLTGGEFEGVAEPISDIAMIFLNDVEPMLDKNVRLAAHMAIDKQLLIDRLLSGYGVPISTLQTPEYIAYDSSIEVAYDEEGAKALLAESGFSPENPVRFKIQTTRGFKPKDYEMIQAIVGMWRRVGIEAEIEVYEIAQHFELRAADQLAPAAFYNWGNAVGDPTTSTGFAMFGPSPHSVWDGQDLMDRIIPLWGEADEEARIQGWKDVDRFIAEEGLVIPLIQYVQPIVYRPGLTVTAHASGALLPQLIGQA; encoded by the coding sequence ATGATCACGCATCCCAACAGACGCACTTTGTTGAAGCTTGCCGGCGCAAGTGCCGCGCTCGCAGGCTTCAACCTGCCGCTCTCGGCCTTCGCTCAGGAAGCCAACGAGCTTGTCATCGCCTATAACGTCAACCTGCCCTCCTGGGACCCGACGGTCGGCCCCTCGGCGGTCAACCCGACGATCCAGGGTTTCTACCAGTCCGTCTTCGACATGTTCATCCATCAGGATCCGGACCTCAGCTTCAAGCCCGGACTGATCACGGAGTGGGGCTGGAACGACGACAATTCCAAGATCTTCATGGTCGTGCGCGAAGGCGTGAAGTGGCACGACGGCAGTGACTTCAGTGCGGAAGACGTCGTCTGGTCGCTGGAGCGCGCCGGCAAGGCCGAGACGGGCAACCCGATCCAGTTCACCTGGTCCAAGATCGGCAATTTCACCATCGACGGAAACCGCATCGAAGCCGACGTGCTGGAGTTCGACCCGACCATCTTCAAGTGGATGTCGTTCCTCACGGGCTATGTTCTGCCCAAGGCCTATTTTGAAGAAGTCGGCGCGGATGGCTTCGAGGCGAAGCCCATCGGCACCGGCCCCTATATGGTCGAGAGCTATGAGCGGAACGCCTTCGTGCGCCTCAAGGCCAACCCGGATTACTGGAACGGCGCGCCCGCTTTTGAGGCGGTAACGATCAAGTTCGTGACCGATGCGGCGAGCCGCGTGGCGGAAATCGAATCCGGCAATTCCGACGTGACGCTTGAAATTCCCTACGAGGAATATGACCGCCTGACGGGTGGCGAGTTCGAAGGCGTGGCCGAGCCGATCTCCGACATCGCCATGATCTTCCTGAACGACGTCGAACCGATGCTCGACAAGAATGTGCGACTTGCCGCGCACATGGCGATCGACAAGCAGCTTCTCATCGACCGGTTGCTGAGCGGCTACGGCGTGCCGATCAGCACGCTGCAGACGCCGGAATACATCGCCTACGATTCCTCCATCGAAGTGGCCTATGACGAGGAAGGCGCCAAGGCGCTGCTCGCGGAATCCGGCTTCTCGCCCGAGAACCCCGTGCGCTTCAAGATCCAGACGACGCGCGGCTTCAAGCCCAAGGACTACGAGATGATCCAGGCGATCGTCGGCATGTGGCGCCGCGTCGGGATCGAGGCGGAGATCGAGGTGTATGAGATCGCGCAGCATTTCGAACTGCGCGCCGCCGATCAGCTTGCACCGGCGGCCTTCTACAACTGGGGCAATGCGGTGGGCGATCCGACGACGTCGACCGGCTTTGCCATGTTCGGCCCGAGCCCGCATTCGGTCTGGGATGGCCAGGACCTCATGGATCGCATCATCCCGCTCTGGGGCGAGGCGGACGAAGAGGCCCGCATTCAGGGCTGGAAGGATGTCGATCGCTTCATCGCCGAGGAAGGCCTCGTCATCCCGCTCATCCAGTATGTCCAGCCGATCGTCTACCGTCCCGGCCTGACGGTGACGGCGCATGCCTCCGGTGCGCTGCTGCCGCAGCTGATCGGGCAGGCGTGA
- a CDS encoding ABC transporter permease, which produces MPILRVVLSRFLTTLITLIGVAIIVFVVVRVVPGNPIAMMLPPGASAADIERLSALYGLDKSIFEQFTIWFGNVLQGDFGTSISTRQPVLDLVLGRLPATLELSLMALIIAVILGMGAAIIGTRYRGRRTETGVDLANGIGLSVPDFLWGLLLIILLGVVWPLFPISGRVSPRLDLPFSTQFYLIESIFRLRFDLTGNLLRHMFMPALALALPLAAIIAQLLKQSLKETVNLDYAVLARTKGYSETRVILSEALPNALLPTLTLIGVQFTFLIGGTVIIERLFSYEGLGNMAVDAVINRDLPLIQGIVILFALIFTAINLLVDMTYAFLNPRLRHA; this is translated from the coding sequence ATGCCCATCCTTCGCGTCGTCCTTTCGCGCTTTCTCACCACGCTGATCACACTGATCGGCGTGGCCATCATCGTTTTCGTCGTGGTGCGTGTCGTGCCCGGCAATCCCATCGCCATGATGCTGCCGCCAGGCGCAAGCGCTGCCGATATCGAGCGGTTGAGCGCGCTCTACGGGCTCGACAAATCCATCTTCGAGCAGTTCACGATCTGGTTCGGCAATGTGCTTCAGGGCGATTTCGGGACGTCGATCTCCACGCGCCAGCCGGTGCTCGATCTCGTTCTCGGCCGGTTGCCGGCAACACTCGAACTCAGCCTCATGGCGCTGATCATCGCGGTGATCCTCGGCATGGGTGCCGCGATCATCGGAACGCGCTACCGCGGCCGCCGCACGGAGACGGGTGTGGATCTTGCCAATGGCATCGGCCTTTCGGTGCCGGATTTCCTCTGGGGGCTGCTGCTGATCATCCTGCTCGGCGTCGTCTGGCCGCTTTTCCCGATTTCCGGCCGTGTATCGCCGCGTCTTGACCTACCGTTTTCGACCCAGTTCTATTTGATCGAGAGCATTTTCAGGCTGCGCTTCGATCTGACCGGCAATCTGCTGCGCCACATGTTCATGCCGGCCTTGGCACTTGCGCTGCCGCTCGCCGCGATCATCGCGCAGTTGCTCAAACAATCGCTGAAGGAAACGGTCAATCTCGATTACGCGGTGCTGGCCCGCACGAAGGGCTACTCTGAAACGCGCGTGATCCTGTCCGAGGCCCTGCCCAATGCGCTACTGCCGACGCTGACGCTGATCGGGGTACAATTCACCTTCCTCATCGGCGGCACTGTGATCATCGAGCGGCTCTTTTCCTATGAAGGACTCGGCAACATGGCGGTCGATGCGGTGATCAACCGGGACCTGCCGCTGATCCAGGGTATCGTCATCCTCTTCGCGCTGATCTTCACGGCGATCAATCTTCTCGTCGACATGACCTATGCGTTCCTGAACCCGAGGCTCCGCCATGCTTGA
- a CDS encoding ABC transporter permease: MLDGRGAVKRRAGARLWLSGLWLAIVALAAVFAPLIAPHDPLMQDLLYGRLPPFWIAGAEPGYLLGTDSLGRDVLSRLIHGARIALIVALVAGIGTCLIGSTLGLIAGYYRGWADRIISRLVDIWMAFPPILFAILLIAVIGTGLTSVIVAIVVIDWTRFCRVVRAETLNQSQMDYVHSARIAGFTRMKTMLSEILPNVLPTIIALLSLEMGIAVIVEAILSFVNLSISTDQPTWGGMIAEGRLSIHQAWWVLVFPLIALFLTVLSFAQFGEGLKDRFDPVLR, from the coding sequence ATGCTTGACGGGCGCGGTGCGGTCAAAAGGCGGGCCGGTGCACGGCTCTGGCTCTCGGGCCTGTGGCTGGCGATCGTTGCGCTTGCGGCAGTCTTCGCGCCGCTCATCGCGCCGCACGATCCGCTGATGCAGGATCTCCTCTACGGGCGGCTGCCGCCCTTCTGGATTGCGGGCGCGGAACCCGGCTACCTGCTCGGCACGGACAGTCTCGGCCGCGACGTGCTTTCACGGTTGATCCACGGCGCGCGCATCGCGCTGATCGTCGCGCTTGTCGCCGGCATCGGCACCTGTCTCATCGGTTCGACGCTCGGGCTGATTGCCGGCTATTATCGCGGCTGGGCGGACCGGATCATCAGCCGGCTGGTCGACATCTGGATGGCGTTTCCGCCGATCCTCTTCGCCATTCTTCTCATCGCCGTCATCGGCACCGGGCTCACCTCGGTCATCGTTGCGATCGTCGTCATCGACTGGACGCGCTTCTGCCGGGTGGTGCGCGCCGAGACGCTCAACCAGTCGCAGATGGACTATGTGCACAGCGCCCGCATTGCCGGCTTCACGCGGATGAAGACGATGCTTTCGGAGATCCTGCCCAACGTGCTGCCGACGATCATCGCGCTGCTCAGCCTGGAAATGGGGATCGCGGTGATCGTCGAGGCGATCCTCTCCTTCGTCAATCTGTCGATCTCCACCGACCAGCCCACCTGGGGCGGCATGATCGCGGAGGGACGCCTGAGCATCCACCAGGCGTGGTGGGTGCTGGTCTTTCCGCTGATCGCGTTATTTCTCACCGTCCTCTCCTTTGCCCAGTTCGGCGAGGGACTGAAGGACCGCTTCGATCCGGTGCTTCGATGA
- a CDS encoding ABC transporter ATP-binding protein, with protein sequence MSGGYLTIRNLSAVLRDTGERVLRSVDIDLKPGTIRGLVGESGAGKSMIGKAVLGVLPKALKVVEGEILIDGQDLLKLKDTDRRRLIGASTALIPQDPLTALNPSRRIGPQITNRLVDILGWTRRAAEVRALEVLEEVQIADPARVMRQYPHELSGGMRQRILIASAFAAEPKLIIADEPTTALDVTVQKQILKLISNLQARHGTALLFVTHDLGVVAKICDSLSVLYGGKVVEDTDVASFFNGPRHAYGRALLAATPRHTDPDASLLPVPDDVIAAVRGEISDADRQWVRHD encoded by the coding sequence ATGAGCGGCGGCTATCTCACCATCCGCAATCTGTCGGCCGTGCTGCGCGATACGGGCGAGCGCGTGCTGCGCTCCGTCGACATCGATCTTAAGCCCGGCACGATCCGCGGGCTCGTCGGGGAAAGCGGTGCCGGCAAGAGCATGATCGGCAAGGCCGTGCTTGGCGTGCTGCCGAAGGCGCTGAAGGTCGTGGAAGGTGAGATCCTGATCGACGGGCAGGACCTCCTGAAGCTGAAGGACACGGACCGGCGGCGGCTGATCGGCGCATCGACCGCGCTCATTCCCCAGGACCCGCTGACCGCGCTCAACCCCTCGCGCCGGATCGGGCCGCAGATCACCAATCGGCTGGTCGACATTCTTGGCTGGACGCGCCGCGCCGCCGAAGTGCGGGCGCTGGAAGTCCTGGAAGAGGTGCAGATCGCCGACCCTGCGCGCGTCATGCGGCAATATCCACACGAGCTCTCAGGCGGCATGCGCCAGCGCATCCTGATCGCCTCGGCCTTTGCGGCTGAGCCGAAGCTCATCATCGCCGACGAGCCGACGACGGCTCTCGATGTGACGGTGCAGAAGCAGATCCTGAAGCTCATTTCCAACCTGCAGGCGCGGCATGGCACGGCGCTGCTTTTCGTGACGCACGATCTCGGCGTGGTGGCGAAAATCTGCGACAGCCTCAGCGTGCTTTACGGTGGCAAGGTCGTGGAGGACACGGACGTCGCCTCGTTCTTCAACGGCCCGCGCCATGCCTACGGCCGGGCGCTTCTTGCAGCGACACCGCGGCACACGGACCCGGATGCATCGCTCCTGCCCGTGCCCGACGACGTGATCGCAGCCGTGCGCGGCGAGATCAGCGACGCTGATCGCCAATGGGTGCGCCATGACTGA